aaGATGATCTATCCCTGTAAAGAAAATACTCTCGATGCAGTGGTGTGTATTATCAAaggctttttgttctttttttaaacatgtaaaaatgttaaataaagaaTGAGCTAATATATTTGAATAGATCTTCAGTAACACAACTTAGCTTAGAttctttcagtttctttttgagTTGGGCTTGCTTAAGCACACCCATGTTATCACTTCTGGCACACAGGAGAGAAATATGTTCTCACaatgaaagtaataaaacaacCACCCCAAGCTTAAGATAattcatgttttgaaaatgtcagtaaaacaaCTTACAGGATGTTCTATGAGCATGAAAATAGTCTCAATGCCAAGTGGAATGAGTGTTTGTGATGGTGGCCATTACCACTTTcatatttgcttattttaaaaaacaaaacaaaacaaaatacttgtGAAGGTGATAATCATATAGCAGAGACACAACGGGCAATGCAGTGCAGACAGAAAGTAGAAGCTTATATTTGTTATCTTAATATTTGGCAACTGTTTGAAAGCCAGGAGTTATTTGGTTTTCCTTAacttcttgtttattttatttttttaaatcaaaccttCCCTGTACAGGTAAGGACACTGAAACACAAGGTCTTAATTTCAAGATAGAtacatattttaacaaaaataggtAAACAAATAGAACACAGGGTAGTTGTTATTCTTGATTGATCacttaaaaacatgaaactctATTAAACCTTCTAAATTTTATACCTTATTCACCTGATTAGGACactttttagttaaaaatatgttgacattGTGGGGCAGGGATTTCATCAAAAAACGggatttacaaatatattcaTAGGGACTGGTTGTCCAAAAACTGTCTTAGCAAatttggtatttaaaaaaaaatgaaatgaagttATCTTCCTCTGTAAACAGAGTGCCTGAAGGACAGATTAGTGCATATATTTGTCTAAACTCGCATCGTTTGACTTCATTTCTCTCAGTTTCGATTTCAGAAGTGCACACCCAGTTTAAGAATTTTTTGACTaatatcaaaacaaataaacatgctTGTAAAAGGAAACATactaaatgtatatttaatgaTGATTTGTGACCATCTTACATTGGGATCGAGTGTCTCATCATCCAGGGCACTGGCATTTTGTGCATTGGCATTATTGGAATCAGTTTGTTCCCCCAAATCCTTTCCTTTTGATTCTTTCTCAGCCGCTTTCTTATCAGCTTTCATTCGTCTCTTCAGCTCACTGAAAGAatacaaacacaataaatgaaccagactttctaaaAAGATTTCCagccctttaaaaaaagaaaagcatgttCACTAACATAACAGCAACAATACGATGTCCCTTTGCTTTTTACTGTAGTGTGATGTCGACTATTAAAGGAGAGCAAGAGGAATAGTTACAAGGGAGACCATATCTAGTTTGATGACAAAAGGTTGGTTGTTTCTCACACAGGAACGGAAAAGCCACCAACCTTTTGTCACCTCTCCATCGTATTGCGTGAAACTGAGCCGGGGCTGCAGCTGAACACGGGGATGCATATTTTAACCACTGTCCTCTGACAGCAAAGGCTTGACACAGCTGCTGCCTGGCAGCCCTGACCAGACACAGCATGCTGAGCTACCACAGTCAGCAGACAGACCTGAGAAAACATATACATGCAAAGACAGAGGGGAGCATCAACGGCGGTACTTGCTCACCAGAAAGGGAAAAACTAAATTCTACAACTCAAGACCTCAGAGTAACAACGACAATAATAATGGTAATagcaacaacaataaataataataataataataataataatactaataaacaaaaaaatatattatagaTAGATACAAGATCCTTAAAACGAAATTGGCGTAGTTTATAGGTTGTATCCACGTTTTATACAAACAAGTTAGCAACATGAACtattataaatcaaatttttacgGGAGAATGTAGAATCCGGCAACATGTTGAAGACCGGAAAtaaattttgtagttttttctgTTCGCCAAACTACCGACAGAGACTTTATTACGTCACCGTAGAGGACTACAGCTACCAGAAGGAGCAGCGAACTTAAATATGGGATGTGTGGGTCTTGTAGCGTGCCTCCATATGGGACCTTCATTTAGATGTCACAAGATTTCGTATAGCAAGATTAAAGCGGGTCTTGTTAACGAAAGAGCAACAACCTTGAAGAAAAGACTACGGATTAGGAAGTATCTAAAGCTTAAAAAGCTTGGCAGTAAGGAGATATGCTCACTTTTTGCTGAGTTTCTCTTCCCCCACCGCTGTCACGTCAGCCATGTTCTTGATGCTGCGCGCAGAAAGAGCGAGTTGGTCTGAAAGGGCGTCCTACGCGTGCGCAGCAGATAAAGGAAAGCTTGATGGTGCGTTTAGGGGAATATCGGAAACTagcatattaaaaataaaagagagataTGAACCCATAGTAAATCagtaaaaattataaacaatataaaatgaaCCTTAtgttgaaatatgttttaataaaaaaatctactgtATTATGCCCTGCCAACATAACAGTTTAAGCAAGATGTTTCAACATTTAAGTATTTCATTGCATCATACTGAACACATAAACACATCTTAAAACATAAACCATAAACATAACacaagtctttaaaaaaactttaaaagatcCCTGTTTTCCCAACTTTGAGTacttttttcttaattagtATACAAAATAACTCtaaaaagaaccaaaacaacGTGTTTATTGGTATTGCAGGTTTTATAACACAATTTTATCACAATTAAATCATGTGACACATGAAAGTGAAAGTACAGGTACTTCAGAAAATATGTGATGAGAATTGGTAAGTAAGAACCTAATAACCAGAATTAACATTCAGTTTCAATTTAACTTTCACTTAAAGTAATATCAAGTCAAAATAAAGTGGGGATCTCCACAAAAACCAGCAACCATCTCTAAATAGGTGGGTCAAGTAAAGTCTGCCAAAGACTTCAAAGGACAGTTAATTATTTTACTACCCTTCCAAAATTATGAACaccacttatttaaaaaatcctccaaaGAAGTTCATCTCACactacaaaaaaatgtaattaaaagtCAGCTGAGATGCACTTGCTGACATCCCTAAAATttcctcaaaaataaatgtagctaacttatactttttttcaaaagtgattctgagcttttattttggaatgtAATGCTATGTAAAAGCATACAAtagaataaaagagaaaactctcttctctgtttttaaaaagatacacATTTTATGAGCACATTCATGACCatctcaaacataaaaaaatttcaaatgtcACACCGAAAGTACTGATGAAAGGCACActcacacaataaaaaaaatgctgattgCTTTGCTGTTGCATCAGGCAGAGGCTCCACAACTTTATGTTTCTCTTTCCAAATCCCATGAGGTCTTGAGCATGGTATGAAGAATACATTGAAatacttaaaatgtttaaatacaaGTTAGTTTCATcttaaagaaatctgaaaataagtAATGAGTGGGTTTTTACTATTATAGAAACCCAGATCAACACTGTTCCTCAGTCCACAAAATCATGATCAAGTTTAAAGTCACACAATCTTGATCTTGATGGgggattttgttctttttgccaaccccccccccctcatatatatatatatatatatatatatatatgtttctatttccatttatttttcaccaagaTCAAAGTTTGAGCCAGCACAACCCAAAGATTCTGAAAGGGGTTAAGGTCCAGACTCAGGGGTGGTCAATCAAATGTGAGAAAGATACCTCATGctcctgaaccactctttcacaatctGAGTCCAATGAATCCTGGAATTGTCCCATGTCAGAATATGCCCATGTCGTCAGGAACAAAAACCCCATTAATAGAATAACTTGACCCCACAGTTTCTTCAGGTAGTCTGCTTATGTCAGTCTTGTGCAGCAGGTGATTTGATTTATAAATGACCAATATTGAATAATATCGAATGCTGTAGTGTATTGATTGCtctaaagacaattacaaaataaaaatctacacTGACCGAGGGAATGTTCACAATACACCTCCTGATTTCAAAGTTTGACAGACTGCAAGGTCAAATATGAAATAACAGTGTAATTAAGCAGTGAGTCAGTAACAAACTGCGTGACATCCAACTCCACTGGACTCCACTTGTAATCTGGTTATTTGGTATTCATTAATCCTAATGAGACAACAACACCAGCATTTTCCTTTTCACACAAATGGTGTGTTTGTTATGGGGTGGTATAGACACTACGTAGGACCTTAACGTGTCACACACTACCATCTACTGGTCAACTGATGTAGCCTAAGTGGGAAAAATATCTCCAAACCGAAGAAGTTGCCAATAATCAGGAGATGCAGGGGGTCTCTACTCTCTACAGCTTCTTGCCGGTATAATATAATTGCAGTTGAACAAATATTGGaaacatcaatcaatcaaggtCTAATTTAGCCAttaacttttgaaaatattgatATGATACTGTGTTGCTGCAGTAcgaaacatttatttgttattaaacCCTAGCTTAGATTTTATATGCAAAAGTAGTTCAGACTTGAAGTCGCTCCTGTGTTTTCCTTTGGCTGGTATTTTCTTCTGTGGtttatatgcaaataaaataagatcaGATTGACCCAGTACtaaatattgaaattattaCTTTTCGCAGGATAACTTCCACAAAATGTCATTCAGTAttactgataaaataaaacaccactAATGATTAAAGTATACTAGTTTAATTAAAGATTGCAGTAAGTTTACAAAATcgcaagaaaataaaagtaacaaaaacaaactccaaaTATAAACAGATTTTCCCCTAATGAATGATGATTGACAGTTGCTCtgatgattaaaaacaaaattttccaaGCTGTTTACTAGAAGAACGGTTTGATATGGTTTACAGAATTTGCAAAGAAgtaccaaaataaaatttcagaactacatattttgattttttttttttttttggtctgtgtTTCCTTTATAACAACTTTGATAAGCCCAGATTTGAATTTTTACCTACAGGAAAACGTGAGACAATAATCAGATGGTCTCAAAGAAACCACTGTTCCAGTAAACAGCAAGACCAACTAACAAACACATATTCATATAAACCCCATAAGCAAGATGGTGATTAACAAAGCAAACAACTTGTCACTTTTTCCCTACTGAAAACAAGCATTAAAAACCCCCCTCAAAACTTTGATCACTGTTGAGAGAAGAAATAACATTGTGCTTCAATCATACCAtaaggacatttttaaaaaagcaacataaataaTAGAATATCTACTTTAGCTTGTCATCTGTGGTTTAAACAGAGGGCTATACTTGGAAAAAGACATGTTTTAAACAGATCTAAAATTAATGTACATCAGCTGCATAGCAGTTTCggagaaaatgtgtttgcatTTATGTTAGTTACCATAAGTGCAATgcgtttttgtttaattttagtaTAAACAGGACAGATGCATATGAGAAGCGCCAGTAGAGTTAACGACAAATTTATAACAACTACAAAAACTGTCAAACATGCTAAGCACACTTTTGGTGTTATGGCTTAAAATTATAGTTGAGTATTTAATCAGACTCTAAAAGGCAACAGCAACAATTCAACCCGGTTGCTACAGTTATCTCTCCTCAGGCTGGGTGTGCAATCTGTGCAGTGTTTTCAGTATATTTACCGGTGAATATGTAATGATAGATTAACTTTGACTTAGTTTGtcaatattaaattaaatgtaaaaataaaacttcaaatgcaaagaacagataaaaatgagaactttaacaaaaaaaatctccctcTTTTCCATAACTTAGCAAAGACTGTAATAAAAGTCAGACATACACAAATGAGAAAACTGTAATTTCAAAAAAGTAATTACCTCTTCACTATGTGCACTTAAAACATTCTGGATAtaaggaagattttttttttccccatccacGATTCACAAAACGAGCAGTACATTCATATTGAATACTGAAATTTCTTGGTCTGACAGCATGGTGCCATATTGCCTGGCTAAAAACTGTTTGGTCAGGAAAGTCTAGGGGACACATGTTATATGTACATTGAGATGTATATACAGGAGCAACTGTGCACAGTAAGCTGTATGGTCATCATTCATAGTATATAAAGCATTTCACTCTCCCTAAAATAAAAAGGCACAACCACCAGCAGCACAAGATGGTTCACCCTTAATTTTCCATCTGAGATTTTCCCAAGTTTAGTaacagctgcagaaacaacAGTATGAACTTCAGGCGCTTTGGAGAATTTGGAAAAGTTACAGTTGGTATAAATATCCTCATCCGTGGACAGTAGAGTAAAAACATTCATCTCCGCTTAATAAAAACTTCTAAACAGAGAGTAACATAGATTAAGAGCAAGTCAGTAAACATTGGTTTTACTGAGCTGGTTATAGTCATTTTTTGAGCTCCAACAGGATTAGATAGCCGGTTGGAGTGCAGCAAAGCGACATTCACTTTAGTCACAGCAGAATGAGGTTACTTCCTCCTCGGCAGCAGACTGGTCCCAGTGCAGGCCTCTCCCAGGTGGTACAGCAATGAGCAGATTggggtgggggaaaaaaataacattcatcAATATAGCTAGAAGGAAAAATTACCATGACTGCAGAGCAATTCTACAAACCACCAATGCGCAAATAAATTAAGATATATTTCTCTGTTAAGATGAATACCTACtacagtgataaaaaaaaagttaacattttttataattatctctctaaaaacaaaagcaacagaaaatcaTAAATATGGAACATTGGAAATattagtttttctattttacaagTTGAAGAAAGCTAGAAAGCTCTCCTCTCCCAAGTCATGTTTCCTTCTAGAGAAAggtcccttaaaaaaaaaaaaaaaacaaacacccaaATTGACCACACTACACACAGCTGCACTCCATCGCTCCGCAAATCACATTGCTAATGTTTACATCAACTCCATCCTAAAACAACAGCTGTTTGGGATTTAAAGTGAATACTAAGTGTAACGGTCTTAATGCATTAGTTTCAACATGTACActgaacacaagaaaaaaagaaaggataaTTACAATTATAAGAGACCCGTCTCTTGTTTGTGCATGCACTTACGTAAAACTACAGACTGCAaactgttttgtctttattagaaaaaagaaaaacaaaaactgtaaagtGTAGCATCAGgacaaaatgcattttggaATGTCAGGAGGTAAATGCTAAACAGACAATTagtgaaaagaaagaagacaataaaaacCTTAATGAGCCATAAAACTGGCACTTTATCAGGATGTacacaaagatcaaactttGGTGTTGAAGTCACAGACCACCAGCAGATAAAACAACATGAGGTCTGTAAAGCTTCAACATGcacaatttctgaattttaataCAATGATCTCTGCGAGATGCTCAGCTGTAGACACATTTCTCCTCCTAAGCAAACACTAAAGTCAACATTTCTACAAAACTGGCTCATTTCTAAAAACCCACCTTCCAACCATTAAACTGAAAGTAATGATGCACTAAGTTAATGCTCTACTCTAGATGTATATTTTGATAATATataactgaaaaattaaaaaaattatctgaacggaatttatttgtttaatttattttaatctaatttcAAAAACTAATACATTAAGATTTCTGGTAATGAATAGCAACAAAGTAGCTGGTAATTTGATGCACAGCTATATGAtcataaagatttaaaaaaaatattatattttactaCAAACTTACTGGCTGTGACACATTTAAAACcaattaaaggatttttttttttttgctcatttgtttGTCCTCACAAATGCTGCCTTGTTTTTAACCTAGGAAATGAAGACACAATAtatggacataaaaaaaaaatcacccttCCTAATGAGTCTGCAGCACTCTTTATAAAAGGAGTGATTAAAGAGCAACATCATCAATGATTTTTAACATAGGCTGTAACCTGGATTTGTCACAtgaaccagaacattttaacAGACTGCAGTGTTGGTGTATCTGCATCCTGGCTCACATGTTGATAGAGataatatgttaaaataaataaaatatttaatatttacaaatatatctCTCAGTTTAACCATCTTCACTGTTTTGACAAATCTTTAGCATGAACCCAGTCAAATACAATACATAATGTATGTACATTTATTAACGAATATATCTATGTAGCACCTAAAAAGCTTATTTATcccattataaataaaatcaaaatctcCTTTTGTGGCATTTCAGAGATCTAGATTAAATTTATTGCTATCAACAGGTTCAAGCCCCCTGCTTCAAACTGCAAAATAATAACCAAATTACATTAAACCTCTTATGTTCATTTCTACAGTTCTTGaacttcatttttctttgctttttctccCTCTATAgaccttttgtttttgcaaactaTCTGCACCATTTCAAACAGTAGATACTAGAacagccaaacatgccacacaATGTCAAAAACTATGTGCTATACCAAATGGTCCGTCTTTCATGCAATATAATGGCAAGAATAagaagtaggaaaaaaaaacatttttttttcacagaaacttCTAACGCCTTAGGAGACATTTTAcaagacacagaaaaacaaaactggagcaTGCTATAGATAACATCACATTCTAcctatttacatttaaaaacaagttcTCTGATTATCAGGCCTGACAAGTTCACAGTCTTTTCAGagagaaagtgaaagaaaaagatttgagTTCCACTTCTCTTTTCAGACTCTTCAGGAGTTAGTCACTACTTACACAAGTTTCAGTAAAAGTGAATTAGCCAGTTTTTGTGAGAGATATGAATAGATGTTAACTTGGTCACCGTCAACCCATTCCTAAATCCTGGTTTATGTATCTGCATATAAAAGAAATGATTCAGTTTGTCTTCGAAGTCACCGTTATCTACATTGGTcgttaatatttttgtctgaagAGACCAGCTGAGCAAAGGCCGTCAGCTGTTTGAATACATCCTCTGCGGTGCAGGAGCAGACCTGCATGCAGGAAACAGGCATTAACACTTGGaccttttctttgtgtttaacaattttccagatttcttcggcaaaaaaataaaacaagctcatgAACTTCTGTGGCATTTAGAATGAACGCGTGAGGGTGCCGCCTGATTCATGTAGGCTGACTAGCAGGTCATTGATCTTCTCCATGCTTTGAGAGACCTCCATGCTGCCCTGTGCGGTTGTCCCAGACTGGGACAGAGACTGGCTGAGCAGGGACTGGATGTGAGCCTCGCtctcctgctggttctgacccgacTGGCTGATTGCTATGATCTGATCTGAAACTGTGTTTCCAGGGCTGTTCATCAGCTGGCCACATCCTGCAAGAAGggacagaaaaattaaaaacaaaataaccatatattataattaaatgaaaaataaatattgttattaTATCCATCTGCCAAACAGACATGATAAATACcttagaaaatgtattatttctcTCATAAAAACATAACCATCCCTATTCACAAAGATTACATTCTATGGTTCATTTAACAGCATAATTTAAAAGTGATGCTACTTTGTACAACTATTGATTAAAATTACTTCTTAATTCTTCTTGATTTTTCActacatttagttttgttacaaccaaaaacttcagagtggaagaaaaaggatagatgatttttacattaatctttacaaataaaaccgCAGAAagagtgcatttgtattcagtgtCCCATCAAATTACAATTTGTAGAACCATCTTTCATTGTATTTACAGCTATATGGGTCTTTTGGAGTGTCTCTCCCAGcttttgcacatctagagaatAAGATTTCTCTTCTTTGCAAAAGATTTGAGGGAACGCATCTGTGAACAGAATGCTTCAAGACTTGCCACAGATTATCCATTAGAttatttgtgttggtctatcatataaaatcccaattaaaaaaacattgaagtttgtgattttaaccttatgaaattaaaaagaaaataaaatggtgtGGATACTTTATAAAGCCAATGTACATGTATTTTAGGTCAATATACCACACTGGAAAAATATGCATTGCCaccaaaagaaatgtaattgtGAAGAGTTAATCCAGAACAATGAGCCAAAACATGAGGACTGTGGTTTGTTATCTTCCCTCTGTTTACTTAAAAACATTAAGACAAGCTTGCCGGCACTTGTTGTTCTATTAACTCATCGGTTTTAACAGGAGTTCACCTTGTTTATAACATCCTTACCATTCTGCATCCCAAAGATGAAAAGGCCTGGCTGCTGAGGCTGACTGGGTTGACTGATGCTCCCGCTCACAGCGTGCTGGAACAAGCTTCCTGGCTGCTGGACAGGAGAGGAGGTGGTGGTCGGAAGGTTTGCCACGCCATTCTGGGAGGCAAACATGGCTGACTGAGTGAGCTCGGGAACAGCCATCCCCCCCTGCATGGGAGGCATGttggatggagggatgaagagactCACTGGCTGCTCATGCTGGTTGTTGGGGGTGCTGCCTAACTGCATTGGCTGTTGCTCCTGAAACATGACTTGCTGTGGTGAATTGGTGGGATTCCCTAAGGCCATGGGCTCAGGCTGATTCTGCTGATTGACACCCACCATATTGTCTTGGGAAAACAGCTGAGACGGGCTTTGGGACTCCTGGGAAACTAGACTGCTGGTGGTGAGAGGAGGCATTTGGCCTGGACTGGTAAACATGAGGTTAGGGGCCTGTGGCTGTGTGGACAGGTTGTTGTTACAGAACATTAAGcctgcctgctgttgttgctgctggcCTGGAGAGAGAGTGTTTGGAGAGGAATGGGGGGAGATGCTCTGAAACATGGCTGGCTGCTGGGGTGGCTGTGTGAGCGGCGGAGGCTGTGGCGACTGCTGCTGCTCCATGGGGCTTCTCTGCTGCATGGGGGATATCTGGGCCTGGGTCTGAAATACTGACTGCGGTTCAGGAGAGGAGGATTGTAGAGCATTAAGGAAggccagctgctgctgttgctgctgctgctgttgttgttgctgctgctgctgagaacCACCGGTTGTAAGCTGGGTGGACAGGGGTGTTTGGGGAAGGAAAAGCCCAGTGGGGGATTGCTGTTGCTCCTGAGACTGCAGCACTGTCATGGTGCTCTGGAATAGCGCGGCCTGGACTTGCTCCTGGGAAGCCTTCTGATACATTGATGCCTGTGGATCTTGCGTCTCAGCCAGAGGACTGGGATTGTGGAACATGGTTGGTGAGGGATGGGTGGCAGTCTGCTGGAGGAAGCCGGTCTGCATGGAACAAAGGTCGTTCGCCTGCTGAAATAGGGCAGCTTGCTGCTGctgattctgctgctgctgctgttgatccGATGGGTAAAGTGATGTCTGGTTGGTCACCACTCCTGGTGGGGAACCTTGAAGGTCTGCGTTCTCGGCCTGGGCAGCATCCTGAAACATGCCACACTGCATCTGGATCTGAGACTGGAACAGTTGTTGCTGCAAGTTCTCCAaaacctgctgctgttgctgctgctgttggatttgctgctgttgttgctgctgaatCTGTTGAGTTTGGATCTGTTGCTGGTGCTGGAtgtgctgttgctgttgttgaatttgttgctgctgttgctgctgaatCTGCTGATTTTGGATCTGTTGCTGGTGTTGgatttgttgctgctgctgtttggttATCGAGTTGTCAGCCTGAATTGGTAAGTTACAGTATCCCTTAGCTTTAAGTTGTCTCACAGCTTCCTCCAGCTGAGCCACTTCATCTGGAGGGTAGAGCTGCAGCTGCGGCTGTGGCGGCGGGGGTGCCGGTTCAACACACAGCCTGCCCACTCCTCCAGAAGCGCTGCCGGACCTCTCTCGCATCAGACCATCTCTGGACTCTAAAAGGAACTGCTGGGAGCCTTGTGGGAGAAGAGACTCTGCAGGCAAAGGGAATGAGCTGCTGGGAGCAATATTCTGCTTTTGGATGGTGCTTAACGGATCGACATTGGTAAAAGCAGCAGCCTGGGTTTCATCTGGATCGCCTGCAGGCTGAGGTAAGCTATTGCTGAAAACTAAGCTTTTATTTAGATGTGCTGTTGCTACATCTTGGGTCGGCTGGGGTGAGCGAAGATCACCGTTCTGGTGAAACACAAAGCGACAAAAGCACAAGTTAGGGGTTTTAAGTCATGTGTTATTATAAATGCGGAATCTAATTTCTAAAACATCTTTCACAAAAATAAGCTGTTCGGTGCAGTAAAGTACAAAGCAAACTAAACCAAGCCACCAAAAACGTGAATCAAACAGAGCATATATTAACTTCAATATACAAAAGCAGTTCATGGCTCAGTAATTCACCTTAAATACTCCAGAGGCCTGAAGGTTGTTTGTCACTTCCATTGGGGTGACATCTTCTCTCTTCACTAAAGGCAACATTGAAGGCATCAAGGCACTATCTACAGCTGTAGGAGTAACAGGATGGATGCCAAATGTTAATTTAGATGCTTTTTGTAatcaagataaagaaaaagagacaaTTAAAACCCTCTTCAATAAGTATTGAacttaaaaatcttttttaaaatatctcctTGACAGGCATAAAGCAACGATGATAAggttataattttaataaaaaggaCTACTAACCTTTGAGTTGCTCTTCATAAGAACAGGTCTTCACTGGAGAGGGAATCTCTTTCTTTACAGGAATTTCATTTTGTACTGCAAGattgtctaaaataaaacaagataataGACAGTGACAGTAGCTAATTAGAACATGATTCACAGTGATTTGTTGTTTATATTAAAAACTTATTATTCAGATATTTCATTGTGCTACAAGAAGGAACCTTGAAATTAGTAAAACACTAGATAAATGTCAGTGCTACATAGGGATTTGCCTTTCAGAAAGGAGAGGAGCATTACACCTATTGAAAATCATTACTAACACTAAACTGTAGGTGGCAGTGTTGCCTAATATTAGGAAACACCTTAATAAGACTCaacactttattaatcccagaaaGGGATAATATGTTGCTAGTTACACAgtttagtgaaataaaaaaaataaaaataaaaatataaataaatgaacagaacagaaaaaccAGTATCAGTAATAATATGAATGCATAATTGAAGAATTTGATGAAAGATGAGGAACTCCAATCAAattcaaatagaaataaacaccATCTCTGTAGTCCAttgcaaattaaaattataCAGAAATATTAGTTCTGTATTAGCGTAACACTAATACAGTAATACTGCAGGAGCTGGCAGTGTTATAAAAAAGTTGCAAAGTTAAATGGCCACAGGTCTGAACATAAACTCAAGACACATTATTTAATACTAGTTGTAAAACCTATGTAGGTTTTACTTTGGGGGAGGGGGAAGGCTTAATAATATACAGTCTCTTGTTTCTTTAGCTGAACAAACCTGGATCTGGAGTGTAGGTGAATGGCTGAACATCATGGGACCTGCCAGCGTTTGTCACCACGTAGATCCCCACACAAACAGGAGAGGAGATGGCCAGGTTCTGATATGGGGGAACCTTCACAATCAGGTGATTCTGGGAAGTTAaagatataaaattaaaaaataattttattttttaaaattattggcTCATTGACTCAGTTGGCTCAATGAGCCAACTGAGTCTCAAAGTACAGTAAGTCACAGAAAGTACAGTAAGCTTAATCTATACAAGAA
This genomic stretch from Xiphophorus hellerii strain 12219 chromosome 4, Xiphophorus_hellerii-4.1, whole genome shotgun sequence harbors:
- the nfat5b gene encoding nuclear factor of activated T-cells 5 isoform X5, whose translation is MHSSTSSSDQNAAHSRNVDSEDSRSSRVVPEIVGVVGGSGKSSNGDPAGGRGAASQDGQPHHQLTPSKRRTILNISPPPQDLFDDSHMSCQDAPAPLDSEQSNSIWMEDSISNFSIMSTSSYNDNTEVPRKARKRTPRQKPGPKAVRAVDASMDVFDADSAKAPHFVLSQLGPESKTSTKTSSDDSQTTNQKGGTLTMQFPSKCEGKELKILVQPETQHRARYLTEGSRGSVKDRTQQGFPTVKLEGVSEPVVLQVFVGNDAGRVKPHGFYQACRVTGRNTTACKEVDIDGTTVIEVTVDPSTNMTLAVDCVGILKLRNADVEARIGVAGSKKKSTRARLVFRVNIPRSDGSVLTLQTPSSPILCTQPAGLPEILKKSLHTGSVRGGEEVFIIGKNFLKDTKVIFQENVSDEKSWKSEAEIDMELFHQNHLIVKVPPYQNLAISSPVCVGIYVVTNAGRSHDVQPFTYTPDPDNLAVQNEIPVKKEIPSPVKTCSYEEQLKAVDSALMPSMLPLVKREDVTPMEVTNNLQASGVFKNGDLRSPQPTQDVATAHLNKSLVFSNSLPQPAGDPDETQAAAFTNVDPLSTIQKQNIAPSSSFPLPAESLLPQGSQQFLLESRDGLMRERSGSASGGVGRLCVEPAPPPPQPQLQLYPPDEVAQLEEAVRQLKAKGYCNLPIQADNSITKQQQQQIQHQQQIQNQQIQQQQQQQIQQQQQHIQHQQQIQTQQIQQQQQQQIQQQQQQQQVLENLQQQLFQSQIQMQCGMFQDAAQAENADLQGSPPGVVTNQTSLYPSDQQQQQQNQQQQAALFQQANDLCSMQTGFLQQTATHPSPTMFHNPSPLAETQDPQASMYQKASQEQVQAALFQSTMTVLQSQEQQQSPTGLFLPQTPLSTQLTTGGSQQQQQQQQQQQQQQQLAFLNALQSSSPEPQSVFQTQAQISPMQQRSPMEQQQSPQPPPLTQPPQQPAMFQSISPHSSPNTLSPGQQQQQQAGLMFCNNNLSTQPQAPNLMFTSPGQMPPLTTSSLVSQESQSPSQLFSQDNMVGVNQQNQPEPMALGNPTNSPQQVMFQEQQPMQLGSTPNNQHEQPVSLFIPPSNMPPMQGGMAVPELTQSAMFASQNGVANLPTTTSSPVQQPGSLFQHAVSGSISQPSQPQQPGLFIFGMQNGCGQLMNSPGNTVSDQIIAISQSGQNQQESEAHIQSLLSQSLSQSGTTAQGSMEVSQSMEKINDLLVSLHESGGTLTRSF